The Streptomyces sp. NBC_01255 genome window below encodes:
- a CDS encoding ABC transporter permease, whose protein sequence is MTPPDDTGAGGRPVRAPGTRRLMEHRLFWPAAVLAALLVGNVVFTHDFLAVRVQNGHLYGSLIDILQFGAPLILVSLGMTLVIATRGIDLSVGSTVAIAGALACEHIATAKDPGSLSTVLSAIALAVGVAAAIGLLNGFLVARLGVQPIIATLVLMVAGRGVAQLITDGQIISVSSSAYKMIGGGYWLTLPFAVLLAAALVAVTSLVTRRTALGLLIESVGGNPVASRLVGIRAVGLLVMVYVVSAVCAAVAGLMISSNVSSADGNNAGLWIELDAILAVVIGGTALTGGRFSLGGTVLGALIIQTLSTTIYTLGVPPETTLVFKALVVIVVCLVQSPAFRARLSRRRRTAAPDPASAAGDLTARRQEVHP, encoded by the coding sequence ATGACACCACCTGACGACACCGGCGCCGGGGGGCGCCCTGTCCGGGCGCCCGGCACCCGGCGGCTCATGGAGCACCGCCTGTTCTGGCCCGCCGCCGTGCTGGCCGCCCTGCTGGTGGGGAACGTCGTGTTCACCCATGACTTCCTCGCCGTCCGCGTCCAGAACGGACACCTGTACGGCAGCCTGATCGACATCCTGCAGTTCGGTGCCCCCCTGATCCTCGTCTCGCTCGGCATGACGCTCGTGATCGCCACCCGGGGCATCGATCTCTCGGTCGGCTCGACGGTCGCCATCGCCGGCGCCCTCGCGTGCGAGCACATCGCCACCGCGAAGGACCCGGGGAGCCTGTCCACCGTCCTGTCCGCGATCGCGCTGGCGGTCGGCGTGGCCGCCGCGATCGGACTGCTGAACGGCTTCCTCGTCGCCCGGCTCGGCGTCCAGCCCATCATCGCCACGCTGGTCCTCATGGTCGCAGGGCGCGGCGTGGCCCAGCTGATCACCGACGGCCAGATCATCAGCGTGTCCAGCAGCGCCTACAAGATGATCGGCGGCGGCTACTGGCTCACCCTCCCCTTCGCCGTCCTCCTCGCCGCGGCCCTCGTCGCCGTCACCTCCCTCGTCACCCGGCGGACCGCGCTCGGGCTGCTCATCGAATCGGTGGGCGGCAACCCGGTCGCCAGCCGACTCGTCGGCATCCGGGCAGTCGGCCTCCTGGTCATGGTCTACGTCGTCAGCGCCGTGTGCGCCGCGGTGGCGGGCCTGATGATCAGCTCCAACGTGTCCAGTGCGGACGGCAACAACGCCGGCCTGTGGATCGAACTGGACGCGATCCTCGCCGTCGTCATCGGCGGCACCGCCCTGACGGGCGGTCGCTTCTCCCTCGGTGGGACGGTCCTGGGCGCGCTGATCATCCAGACCCTCTCGACCACGATCTACACCCTCGGCGTACCGCCCGAGACCACCCTCGTCTTCAAGGCCCTGGTCGTCATCGTCGTGTGTCTCGTCCAGTCGCCCGCGTTCCGCGCGCGACTCTCACGCCGTCGCCGAACGGCCGCCCCGGACCCGGCATCCGCGGCCGGCGACCTGACGGCCCGTCGGCAGGAGGTCCACCCGTGA
- the yjfF gene encoding galactofuranose ABC transporter, permease protein YjfF encodes MSTTLTKPLHRFSARHAARLPLMVTATLLVAMFSIGSVQYEGFFSAQVLLNVLIDNGFLLVVAIGMTFVVLTGGIDLSVGSMVALSTMLTAWLVEQNGLPLALAVPVVLLVGAGGGALMGWVIHAFEIQPFIVTLAGMFLGRGLCYMISTESISLTDPTTTRIAQTRVLLPGGLFVSPAVIIALVVLALAFVVLHHTRFGRTVYALGGNESSARLMGLPVGRTKVAVYAVSGLCSALGGLLLTFYMLSGYALHAVGMELDAIAAAVIGGTLLTGGSGFVLGTALGVTVLGLIQTIISFQGTLSSWWTRIVIGGLLFVFILLQRLFGGSRQAE; translated from the coding sequence GTGAGCACCACCCTCACCAAGCCGCTCCACCGCTTCTCGGCACGGCACGCCGCCCGCCTGCCGCTCATGGTGACGGCCACGCTGCTGGTCGCGATGTTCTCGATCGGGTCCGTGCAGTACGAAGGCTTCTTCTCCGCGCAGGTCCTGCTCAACGTCCTGATCGACAACGGCTTCTTGCTCGTCGTGGCGATCGGCATGACGTTCGTCGTCCTCACAGGCGGGATCGACCTCTCGGTCGGCTCGATGGTGGCCCTGTCGACCATGCTGACGGCCTGGCTCGTCGAACAGAACGGCCTGCCGCTCGCGCTGGCGGTGCCGGTGGTCCTGCTGGTGGGAGCAGGGGGCGGTGCCCTCATGGGCTGGGTGATCCACGCCTTCGAGATCCAGCCCTTCATCGTCACTCTCGCGGGCATGTTCCTCGGCCGCGGCCTCTGTTACATGATCAGCACCGAGTCCATCTCCCTCACCGACCCGACGACCACGCGGATCGCCCAGACGCGGGTGCTCCTGCCCGGGGGCCTGTTCGTCTCACCCGCCGTGATCATCGCCCTGGTCGTGCTGGCACTCGCCTTCGTCGTCCTCCACCACACCCGCTTCGGCCGCACCGTCTACGCCTTGGGCGGCAACGAGTCCTCAGCCCGTCTCATGGGCCTGCCCGTAGGGCGCACCAAGGTCGCGGTGTACGCCGTGAGCGGCCTGTGTTCCGCCCTCGGCGGTCTGCTGCTGACCTTCTACATGCTGTCCGGCTACGCCCTGCACGCCGTCGGCATGGAACTCGACGCCATCGCCGCCGCCGTGATCGGCGGGACGCTGCTGACCGGTGGTTCCGGCTTCGTCCTGGGAACCGCCCTGGGCGTGACGGTCCTCGGTCTGATCCAGACCATCATCAGCTTCCAGGGCACGCTCAGTTCGTGGTGGACCCGCATCGTCATCGGCGGTCTGCTGTTCGTCTTCATCCTCCTCCAACGCCTCTTCGGAGGATCGCGCCAGGCGGAATAG
- a CDS encoding aldose epimerase family protein encodes MNPAPSPFTGVPPVCRPEPYAGQRWTFGFPGGLTAEVHTRGARLHGLWAPDRNGTPADIVLAPHDPARAADTARYFGSTVGRYANRIAHGRFSLDGKPYQLTTQENGHCLHGGTDGFDTRLWEAESVHTPEWTGVLLRLRSPDGDQGFPGNLDVTVSCLIGRAGELAFTYSAVTDAATLVNLTNHAYFNLDGEGAGDILGHELAVQASHYTPVDDDLLPHGDHRPVSGTAFDLRRPLRIADALARPGADGGYDHNFVLSPHGDEALRPAAVLYAPATGRRMEVLTTEPGLQVYTAGQFDGTVLGKSGMPYGAGAGIALETQHFPDSPNRTGDPSPVLRPGEEYRSSTVLRFGTCD; translated from the coding sequence ATGAACCCAGCACCGTCCCCCTTCACCGGGGTCCCTCCGGTCTGCCGTCCCGAACCGTACGCCGGACAACGATGGACCTTCGGCTTCCCCGGCGGACTCACGGCGGAGGTGCACACTCGCGGCGCCCGCCTCCACGGGCTGTGGGCGCCGGACCGGAACGGCACCCCGGCCGACATCGTCCTCGCTCCCCACGACCCCGCCCGGGCGGCCGACACCGCCCGGTACTTCGGCTCCACCGTCGGCCGCTACGCCAACCGCATCGCACACGGCCGGTTCTCCCTGGACGGGAAGCCGTACCAGCTGACCACGCAGGAGAACGGCCACTGCCTGCACGGCGGCACCGACGGCTTCGACACCCGCCTCTGGGAAGCCGAGAGCGTGCACACCCCGGAGTGGACCGGTGTGCTCCTGCGCCTCCGGAGCCCGGACGGTGACCAGGGGTTCCCGGGAAACCTGGACGTCACCGTCAGCTGTCTCATCGGCCGTGCCGGCGAACTCGCCTTCACCTACTCGGCGGTCACCGATGCGGCCACCCTGGTCAACCTGACCAACCACGCGTATTTCAACCTCGACGGCGAAGGCGCCGGCGACATCCTCGGTCACGAACTCGCCGTGCAAGCCTCCCACTACACTCCGGTCGACGACGACCTCCTTCCCCACGGGGACCACCGCCCCGTGTCCGGCACCGCGTTCGACCTCCGCCGGCCGCTGAGGATCGCCGACGCCCTGGCCCGCCCCGGCGCGGACGGCGGATACGACCACAACTTCGTCTTGAGCCCGCACGGCGACGAGGCACTGCGCCCCGCCGCCGTCCTGTACGCGCCGGCCACCGGCCGCCGCATGGAGGTGCTGACCACGGAGCCCGGGCTCCAGGTCTACACCGCGGGTCAGTTCGACGGCACGGTCCTCGGCAAGAGCGGTATGCCCTACGGGGCGGGCGCCGGCATCGCGCTGGAGACCCAGCACTTCCCCGACTCGCCGAACCGCACCGGTGACCCGTCTCCGGTGCTTCGGCCTGGCGAGGAGTACAGGTCGAGTACGGTCCTAAGGTTCGGCACCTGTGACTGA
- the mmsB gene encoding multiple monosaccharide ABC transporter permease: protein MSTDVSTKTTTPAPPGRGAPSTGAPLTRVLLEGVRRNMRQYGMLFALGLIVLLFQIWTGGDLLLPRNVSNLVLQNSYILILAIGMMIVIISGHIDLSVGSLMALVGGIGAVLMVEHHVAWPVAVLLTLLLGAIAGALQGFFIAYVGIPSFIVTLAGMLLFRGLTEIFLKGQTLGPFPDGLQKIANGFLPEVGPQTNYHNGTLLLGLGLVAYVVFQEVRDRGRQREFALEPLPTGLFALKLTALVAAVLVTTLLLASYKGAPVVLLILAALLVGFGYVMRNAVIGRHVYAIGGNLPAAKLSGVKDKKVTFAVFLNMGMLAALAGLVFAARFNAASPKAGVNFELEAIAAAFIGGASMSGGVGTVLGAIIGGLVLGVLNNGMNLVGVGTDWQQVIKGLVLLAAVGFDVWNKRRAGA from the coding sequence ATGAGCACCGACGTCAGCACGAAAACGACCACACCGGCGCCCCCGGGCCGCGGGGCTCCGTCCACCGGGGCACCGCTGACCCGGGTACTTCTGGAAGGCGTCCGGCGGAACATGCGCCAGTACGGGATGCTCTTCGCACTCGGCCTGATCGTGCTCCTGTTCCAGATCTGGACGGGCGGCGACCTCCTGCTGCCGCGGAACGTCTCCAATCTGGTGCTGCAGAACAGCTACATCCTCATCCTGGCCATCGGCATGATGATCGTCATCATCTCCGGGCACATCGACCTGTCCGTGGGCTCCCTGATGGCCCTGGTCGGTGGCATCGGGGCGGTGCTCATGGTCGAGCACCATGTGGCCTGGCCCGTCGCGGTGCTCCTCACCCTGCTGCTGGGAGCCATCGCCGGCGCCCTGCAGGGCTTCTTCATCGCGTACGTCGGCATACCGTCGTTCATCGTGACCCTCGCCGGCATGCTGCTGTTCCGCGGGCTCACGGAGATCTTCCTCAAGGGGCAGACGCTCGGTCCGTTCCCGGACGGACTGCAGAAGATCGCCAACGGCTTCCTGCCGGAGGTGGGACCGCAGACCAACTACCACAACGGGACCCTGCTCCTCGGCCTGGGACTGGTCGCCTACGTGGTGTTCCAGGAGGTGCGGGACCGTGGTCGCCAGCGCGAATTCGCTCTGGAGCCGCTCCCCACGGGCCTGTTCGCGCTGAAGTTGACGGCACTGGTCGCCGCTGTCCTGGTCACCACCCTGCTGCTCGCAAGCTACAAGGGCGCCCCCGTGGTCCTCCTGATCCTGGCCGCGCTGCTGGTCGGCTTCGGCTACGTGATGCGCAACGCGGTGATCGGCCGTCACGTGTACGCGATCGGGGGGAACCTGCCGGCCGCCAAGCTGTCCGGGGTCAAGGACAAGAAGGTGACCTTCGCCGTGTTCCTCAACATGGGAATGCTCGCGGCGCTCGCCGGGCTCGTCTTCGCCGCGCGCTTCAACGCGGCCTCGCCGAAGGCCGGCGTGAACTTCGAACTGGAGGCCATCGCCGCCGCGTTCATCGGCGGGGCGTCGATGAGCGGTGGAGTCGGGACCGTCCTGGGAGCGATCATCGGCGGCCTGGTCCTCGGCGTGCTCAACAACGGCATGAACCTCGTCGGGGTGGGCACCGACTGGCAGCAGGTCATCAAGGGCCTGGTGCTCCTCGCGGCGGTCGGCTTCGACGTGTGGAACAAGCGCAGGGCGGGTGCCTGA
- the mmsA gene encoding multiple monosaccharide ABC transporter ATP-binding protein, with protein MTPAPADSPKVPVSVSSPSGPVLEMRSIVKSFPGVRALSDVTLSVERGEVHALCGENGAGKSTLMKVLSGVHPHGTYEGEILFEGEPCRFKDIRASERRGIVIIHQELALVPYLSIAENVFLGNEPSRRGIIDWHEALRRASELLRRVGLDEHPETRVADIGVGKQQLVEIAKALAKNVRLLILDEPTAALNDEDSAQLLRLMRELKSQGITSIIISHKLNEIAQIADSVTILRDGRSIETLEVRDPATTEERIIRGMVGRDLDSRFPDRTPYEGPSAADPVLEIRDWTVRHPLDRGRKAVDGVSLQVRRGEIVGVAGLMGAGRTELAMSVFGRSYGHYEQGTVLKDGREVRTRTVPEAVAHGIAYVTEDRKHYGLNLGDSVSRNISLASLGAIARRGVVDGHEERKVAERYRQIMNIKAPNVLEPVGRLSGGNQQKVVLSKWILAGPDVLILDEPTRGVDVGAKFEIYTVIDRLAAEGKAILLISSELPELLGMCDRVYTMAAGRLTGEVAREDATQEVLMRHMTQDTPAPQAVTAGAAPSEGHQA; from the coding sequence GTGACGCCCGCCCCTGCCGACTCCCCCAAGGTTCCCGTCTCCGTCTCGTCCCCGTCCGGCCCCGTCCTCGAGATGCGGTCCATCGTGAAGTCCTTCCCCGGGGTCAGAGCACTGTCCGACGTGACCCTGTCCGTGGAGCGCGGCGAGGTGCACGCCCTGTGCGGAGAGAACGGTGCCGGCAAGTCGACGCTCATGAAGGTCCTGTCCGGCGTCCACCCGCACGGCACCTACGAGGGCGAGATCCTCTTCGAAGGCGAGCCGTGCCGGTTCAAGGACATCAGGGCCAGCGAGCGGCGCGGCATCGTCATCATCCACCAGGAGCTCGCACTCGTTCCCTATCTGTCGATCGCCGAGAACGTCTTCCTCGGCAACGAGCCGTCCCGGCGCGGGATCATCGACTGGCACGAGGCGCTGCGCCGTGCTTCCGAACTGCTCAGGCGGGTCGGGCTCGACGAACATCCCGAGACACGGGTCGCCGACATCGGTGTCGGCAAGCAGCAGCTCGTGGAGATCGCGAAGGCGCTGGCGAAGAACGTCCGCCTGCTGATCCTCGACGAGCCCACCGCGGCGCTCAACGACGAGGACAGCGCGCAACTGCTGCGGCTGATGCGGGAGTTGAAAAGCCAGGGCATCACGTCGATCATCATCTCGCACAAGCTGAACGAGATCGCCCAGATCGCCGACTCCGTCACCATCCTGCGCGACGGGCGCTCCATCGAGACCCTCGAGGTCCGGGACCCCGCCACCACCGAGGAACGCATCATCCGCGGCATGGTGGGGCGGGACCTCGACAGCCGGTTCCCCGACCGCACGCCGTACGAGGGCCCGTCCGCCGCCGACCCTGTCCTGGAGATCCGTGACTGGACCGTACGTCACCCCCTCGACCGCGGCCGCAAGGCCGTCGACGGGGTCTCGCTCCAGGTCCGCCGCGGGGAGATCGTCGGCGTCGCGGGACTCATGGGTGCCGGCCGGACCGAACTCGCGATGAGCGTCTTCGGCCGTTCCTACGGCCACTACGAGCAGGGCACCGTACTCAAGGACGGCCGCGAGGTACGGACACGCACGGTCCCCGAGGCGGTCGCCCACGGCATCGCGTACGTCACGGAGGACCGCAAGCACTACGGTCTCAACCTCGGGGACTCCGTGAGCCGGAACATCTCGCTCGCGTCCCTCGGCGCCATCGCCCGCCGCGGCGTCGTCGACGGGCATGAAGAGCGCAAGGTGGCCGAAAGGTACCGGCAGATCATGAACATCAAGGCTCCGAACGTCCTCGAGCCGGTCGGCCGCCTTTCCGGCGGCAACCAGCAGAAGGTCGTTCTCAGCAAGTGGATCCTCGCCGGGCCGGACGTCCTGATCCTCGACGAGCCCACCCGCGGAGTCGACGTGGGAGCCAAGTTCGAGATCTACACCGTGATCGACCGGCTCGCCGCCGAGGGCAAGGCGATTCTCCTCATCTCCTCCGAGCTGCCCGAACTGCTCGGCATGTGCGACCGCGTCTACACCATGGCCGCAGGCCGGCTGACCGGCGAAGTCGCCCGCGAGGACGCCACCCAGGAAGTCCTGATGCGGCACATGACGCAGGACACCCCCGCGCCACAGGCGGTCACCGCAGGCGCCGCCCCCAGCGAAGGACACCAGGCATGA
- the chvE gene encoding multiple monosaccharide ABC transporter substrate-binding protein, translating into MKKFRSASALLAVTTGCALLLTACGQNSEGGSQESKDTKDLTIGIAMPTKSSERWIADGRNMTESLKKAGFATTLQYGEDDPDQQVAQIENMITQGVDALVVAAINGEALSNVLQQAADAHIPVISYDRLILGSPHVDYYASFDNEKVGELQATYIVEKLGLKAGSKKGPFNIELFAGSNDDNNTKYFFNGAMKVLKPYLDKKQLVVRSQQTQLNQVTTLRWDGGTAQKRMDDLLTSSYSTARVDAVLSPYDGISIGILSALKSDDYGSAAKPLPVVTGQDAEVASVKSIIAGQQTQTVYKDTRALAQVAADMVTAVLAGKKPEINDNATYDNGKKVVPAFLLDPVSVDKTNYRKVLVDSGYINAEELR; encoded by the coding sequence ATGAAGAAGTTCCGATCCGCATCCGCCCTCCTGGCCGTGACCACCGGCTGTGCCCTGCTCCTGACAGCCTGCGGGCAGAACAGCGAGGGCGGCAGCCAGGAGTCGAAGGACACGAAGGACCTCACCATCGGCATCGCGATGCCCACCAAATCCTCCGAGCGGTGGATCGCCGACGGCCGCAACATGACCGAAAGCCTGAAGAAGGCCGGCTTCGCCACGACCCTGCAGTACGGCGAGGACGACCCCGACCAGCAGGTCGCCCAGATCGAGAACATGATCACTCAGGGCGTCGACGCCCTGGTCGTGGCCGCCATCAACGGCGAGGCACTGTCCAACGTCCTGCAGCAGGCGGCCGACGCCCACATCCCGGTCATCTCCTACGACCGGCTCATCCTGGGCTCCCCGCACGTCGACTACTACGCCTCCTTCGACAACGAGAAGGTCGGCGAGCTCCAGGCCACGTACATCGTCGAGAAGCTGGGGCTGAAGGCCGGCTCGAAGAAGGGCCCCTTCAACATCGAGTTGTTCGCCGGGTCCAACGACGACAACAACACCAAGTACTTCTTCAACGGCGCCATGAAGGTGCTGAAGCCCTACCTCGACAAGAAGCAGCTGGTCGTACGCTCCCAGCAGACCCAGCTCAACCAGGTCACCACGTTGCGGTGGGACGGAGGGACGGCGCAGAAGCGCATGGACGACCTGCTGACCTCCTCGTACTCCACCGCCCGGGTCGACGCCGTGCTCTCCCCCTACGACGGCATCTCCATCGGCATCCTGTCCGCCCTGAAGTCCGACGACTACGGGAGCGCCGCCAAGCCGCTGCCGGTCGTCACCGGCCAGGACGCGGAGGTCGCCTCCGTGAAGTCGATCATCGCGGGCCAGCAGACGCAGACCGTCTACAAGGACACACGCGCACTCGCGCAGGTCGCCGCAGACATGGTGACCGCCGTCCTCGCCGGCAAGAAGCCCGAGATCAACGACAACGCCACCTACGACAACGGCAAGAAGGTGGTCCCGGCCTTCCTGCTCGATCCGGTCAGCGTCGACAAGACGAACTACCGGAAGGTCCTGGTCGATTCGGGCTACATCAACGCCGAGGAACTGCGGTGA
- a CDS encoding LacI family DNA-binding transcriptional regulator, translating into MAHPAEDVRPPTMADVAREAGVSHQTVSRVLSDHPNVRAATREQVTLAIERLGYRRNSAARALVTRRTRTLGVIAVNTALYGPASTLTGLEEAAREQGYLVSTVSLRTGEGQGLKDAIDHLASWGVEGVVAITPQRSHVQALAELDAPFPVVTVEGGHQLDLPGVSLDQELGARMVTEHLLAAGHGNVWHVAGPDDWLESEARTAGWRTVLEESGIRPPRVLTGDWSPLSGYRAGQELAGLALARRGATPVTAVFVANDQMALGVLRALREGGIRTPGQVAVAGFDDIPEAEFFPPPLTTVRQDFAAIGRRSIGLLVDHIEGRARKAEHLLVEPQLIMRASTRPSNES; encoded by the coding sequence GTGGCGCATCCCGCGGAAGACGTCCGCCCGCCGACGATGGCCGACGTCGCACGAGAGGCGGGGGTCTCCCACCAGACCGTCTCCCGGGTGCTGAGCGATCACCCCAACGTGCGCGCGGCCACCCGGGAGCAGGTCACCCTGGCCATCGAGCGGCTGGGCTACCGTCGCAACTCCGCCGCACGCGCCCTGGTGACGCGCCGTACGAGGACGCTGGGTGTCATCGCCGTCAACACCGCCCTGTACGGCCCTGCCAGCACCCTGACCGGCCTGGAGGAGGCGGCCCGGGAGCAGGGCTACCTCGTCTCGACCGTCAGTCTGCGCACCGGAGAGGGGCAGGGGCTCAAGGACGCCATCGACCACCTCGCGTCCTGGGGCGTGGAGGGCGTCGTCGCCATCACCCCGCAACGCTCGCACGTGCAGGCGCTCGCCGAGCTGGACGCACCCTTCCCCGTGGTCACCGTGGAGGGTGGACACCAGCTCGACCTGCCCGGCGTCTCCCTCGACCAGGAGCTCGGCGCCCGCATGGTCACGGAGCACCTGCTCGCCGCCGGGCACGGCAACGTCTGGCACGTGGCGGGTCCCGACGACTGGCTGGAGAGCGAGGCCCGCACCGCGGGATGGCGCACCGTCCTGGAGGAGAGCGGCATCCGCCCTCCGCGCGTACTGACGGGGGACTGGAGCCCGCTGTCCGGGTACCGGGCGGGACAGGAACTCGCGGGACTCGCCCTGGCCCGTCGCGGGGCGACACCGGTCACGGCCGTCTTCGTCGCCAACGACCAGATGGCGCTCGGCGTCCTGCGGGCGCTGCGCGAGGGCGGGATCCGCACCCCCGGACAGGTCGCCGTCGCCGGCTTCGACGACATCCCGGAGGCCGAGTTCTTCCCTCCGCCGCTGACGACGGTCCGCCAGGACTTCGCCGCCATCGGGCGCCGGAGCATCGGGCTGCTGGTGGACCACATCGAGGGTCGCGCCCGGAAGGCCGAGCACCTCCTGGTGGAACCGCAGCTCATCATGCGTGCGAGCACGCGCCCCTCGAACGAATCCTGA
- the araB gene encoding ribulokinase, with protein sequence MTTHALSGPAAPHQSEACTIGVDFGTLSGRAVVVRVRDGAELGSSVHEYRHAVIEDHLPSTSAPLPPDWALQHPEDWRDVLRTAVPAALADAGVDPARVIGIATDFTACTVLPTAPDGTPLALTPEWADRPHAWPKLWKHHAAQAQADRINALAHARGEKWIARYGGKISSEWQYAKALQVLEEDPAVYAACARWIEAADWIVWQLTGAESRNTCTAGYKGIHQDGTYPSPDFLAGLHPDFADFPATRLEHPLSSLGSRVGTLSSRAAHWTGLPEGIAVAAGNVDAHVAAPAAGAVENGRMLAIMGTSTCHVLNGATLAEVPGICGVVDGGIVEGAYGYEAGQSAVGDIFAWWLRQGVPDHYRAEAEASGEDLHRLLTRKAADQPVGAHGLVALDWMNGNRSTLVDHHLSGVIAGLTLDTRPEDVYRALLESTAYGTRMIVETFEGGGIPVEEFIVTGGLRKNALLMQIYADVLRRPVSVGTSEQGPALGSAIHAAVAAGAYPDVRSAASVMGSVQRHAYVPDPARADAYDALFDEYRALHDHFGTGADLLLHRLRRIRNTARLVTTG encoded by the coding sequence GTGACCACACACGCCCTATCCGGCCCCGCAGCCCCTCACCAGTCCGAGGCATGCACCATCGGAGTCGACTTCGGCACCCTCTCCGGGCGCGCCGTCGTGGTCAGGGTCCGGGACGGCGCAGAACTCGGTTCGTCGGTCCACGAGTACCGCCACGCAGTCATCGAGGACCACCTTCCCTCCACCAGCGCCCCCCTGCCCCCCGACTGGGCCCTGCAACACCCCGAGGACTGGCGCGACGTCCTGCGTACCGCTGTTCCGGCGGCGCTCGCCGACGCCGGGGTCGACCCGGCCCGCGTCATCGGCATCGCCACCGACTTCACCGCCTGCACGGTCCTGCCGACCGCCCCGGACGGCACCCCGCTCGCCCTGACGCCCGAGTGGGCCGACCGCCCGCACGCCTGGCCCAAACTGTGGAAGCACCACGCGGCCCAGGCCCAGGCCGACCGCATCAACGCCCTCGCTCACGCACGCGGCGAGAAGTGGATCGCACGGTACGGCGGCAAGATCTCCTCCGAGTGGCAGTACGCCAAGGCCCTGCAGGTCCTGGAAGAGGACCCGGCCGTCTACGCCGCCTGCGCCCGCTGGATCGAGGCGGCCGACTGGATCGTCTGGCAGCTGACCGGCGCCGAGTCCCGCAACACCTGCACCGCCGGCTACAAGGGCATCCACCAGGACGGGACCTACCCCTCGCCCGACTTCCTCGCCGGACTCCACCCGGACTTCGCCGACTTCCCCGCCACCCGCCTGGAGCACCCCCTCTCCTCGCTGGGCTCCCGCGTCGGCACCCTGAGCAGCCGGGCCGCACACTGGACCGGTCTCCCCGAGGGCATCGCCGTCGCGGCGGGCAACGTCGACGCACACGTCGCCGCACCCGCGGCGGGCGCCGTGGAGAACGGCCGGATGCTCGCCATCATGGGAACCTCCACCTGCCACGTCCTCAACGGCGCCACCCTCGCCGAGGTACCCGGCATCTGCGGGGTCGTCGACGGCGGCATCGTCGAGGGCGCCTACGGCTACGAGGCCGGCCAGAGCGCGGTCGGCGACATCTTCGCCTGGTGGCTCCGCCAGGGCGTCCCGGACCACTACCGCGCCGAGGCCGAGGCATCGGGCGAGGACCTCCACCGACTCCTGACCCGCAAGGCCGCCGACCAGCCGGTCGGCGCGCACGGCCTGGTCGCCCTGGACTGGATGAACGGCAACCGCTCCACCCTGGTCGACCACCACCTCTCCGGAGTCATCGCCGGCCTCACCCTCGACACCCGGCCCGAGGACGTCTACCGGGCCCTGCTCGAATCCACCGCCTACGGCACCCGGATGATCGTCGAGACCTTCGAGGGCGGCGGGATCCCCGTCGAGGAGTTCATCGTCACCGGAGGGCTGAGGAAGAACGCGCTGCTCATGCAGATCTACGCCGACGTGCTCCGCCGCCCAGTGTCCGTCGGCACCTCCGAGCAGGGTCCGGCGCTCGGCTCGGCCATCCACGCCGCCGTCGCCGCGGGCGCCTACCCCGACGTCCGTTCCGCCGCTTCCGTGATGGGCAGCGTCCAGCGCCACGCGTACGTGCCAGACCCCGCACGGGCGGACGCCTACGACGCGCTGTTCGACGAGTACCGCGCCCTGCACGACCACTTCGGTACCGGAGCGGACCTCCTCCTGCACCGCCTGCGACGGATCCGCAACACCGCACGCCTCGTCACCACCGGCTGA